DNA sequence from the Bradyrhizobium diazoefficiens genome:
AGCGCCAGCGCGCCCAGCACCGTGCGGCGGATGCCGAAGCGCTGCATCACCGCGGCGGCGAAGGGACCCGCAAGGCCATAGAGGAAGATGCCGACGGCGGCCGAGGACGAGATCACGCTGACGTCCCAGCCAAAGGCTTTCTGGAGCGGCAGCATCAGCACGCCCGGGGTCGCGCGCAGGCCGGCGGAGGCCAGCAGCGCCAGAAAGATTACGGCGACGACCACGAAGGCGTAGTTCGGGCCGAAAGGACGCCTGGAAACGGGAGAGGATTGAACGGAGGCTGGAGGCATGTTACTTACCAGTACGTATTGCGATGCGATACCAATACGTACCGGTTAGTAACATTGTCAAGCCCCCGTGCCTGAAGTCGGACGAAGCCAGATGACGAAAAAAGCCGAAAAGCCTGCCGCCGCCCCGATCCGGGCAGCTGACAGAATCCGGGCCTCCGCCAGCGAGCTGTTCTACCGCGAAGGCATCCGCGCCGTCGGCGTCGATGAGGTCGTGGACCGCGCCGGAGTGACAAAACCCAGCCTCTATCGCAGCTTTGCCTCCAAGGACGATCTCGCCGCCGCCTATTTGCGCGACTACGATCTGAGCTTCTGGGAGAATTTCGAGCGCCCCGGCGGCAAAACCTACAGCAATGCGCGCGATCATGTGCTCGCCTATATCGGCCAGCTCGCGCCGCGCGCCGTCGCCAAGGGCTACCGCGGCTGCGGCCTCAGCAACGCCGCGGTGGAATATCCGGCGCGGGACAATCCGGCGCGGCAGGTTGCCGAAGCGCACAAGAAAGTTTTCCGCAAGCGCCTGCGCGAGCTCGCCGCCGCGATGGGCGCGCGTCAGCCGAACGTGCTCGGCGATGCGCTGCTTTTGCTGATCGAAGGCATCTATGTCACCGGCCAGCAATCCGAAAACGGCCCCGCACAGTCGGCGCTCGCGGCGGCGAAGCTGCTGATCGATGCGAGTGTGAAGGCGGGGTGAGTGCGGCGCACCGCGTCATTGGCCGGGCAGGCGGCTGAACTCGCCACCAGAGTTCGCACCCTTCCAGGAACTTCCATTTTTTCCCAACGTTAGACCGGCGGCTCGCACAAGCGGCCGCCTGGCGTGATGAAGAACCTTTCCAACGCAGAATTTTCCCCCGAGGTGATCGAGCTCATGACCACCGCCCTGGAAGCTGCGGTCGCGACCCTGCCGGAGCCGGTGCATTCCTCGCACGTCACCGCGCTCGCCGAGTCCATCCTGCGTACGGCTAGTGCGGGCGAGCGTGATGTGGCGAATTTGCAGAGGATCGCCTTGCTGGAGCTGCAACTGGCGCCGCGCAACTGATGAGGCCGTCATGAAGACGATAGCAGCTGTTATCATTGCACTGTCCGCCGCGTCGCCGGTCCCTGCCCAGGCTGCCAACTGGACGACGTATCGCATTCCCGAATCCGGAACATCGGTCGATATTCCCACCTCGGTCTTCACGGAACAGGCAGGGAAGCCCGACGGATATGGCCAGAAATTTCGCACGCCAGACGGCGACGCCGATCTCACCGTGCAGGCCGTTCGGCGACAACAGGGAATTTCGCCTGCCGGATTCCTCGCTGCGAAGCAGCCGCCGTCGGGAATCGTCTACAAGCGGGTCACGCCCGGCTTCTTCGTGGTTTCCAGCGTCAAGCGCGACAAGATCTGGTACGACCGCTGCAACTTCACGAGCCGTTACGTGCATTGCGTGCTGATCAACTATCCCGCGGCTGAGAAGCGGCAATGGGACCAGGTCGTGACCCGCATCAGCCACAGCCTGAGTGGCGGCTGAATCGTCGCAAGTAAAAGCCGTCCGACCGGCAACGCGAGGAGAAAGACCGCGCACGTCATCCGCTGTTCATCTGCTCCCGAGCGCGGCGGGCCTTGGACAGCCCGCCGCGCGGCGGCGTCAGTCGACCTCCTGGACGACTACGCGCGACTCGGGATCGACCAGCATCACGTGGCTGCCTGAATAGACGTAGCGATATTTGGTGAGCGACGGACCCCAGTCGCTCGGCACAGGCGCGAGCTCGACGTCGCGCGGGACCGGCGAGCCGACCACGATCTTTTCGCGCGTCTCGACCGGACGGATCTTGTGCTCGGTGACGTAGGAGTGGATCCTGGTGCGGTACTCCGGCTCGATCTGCACGGTCGCACCGTGCGCTGCGCCAGTCGTGGTCGTGGTCACGGTGGTTTGCGCCATTGCGCTCGTCGACACGAGCAGAGCGGCGGCTGAAATCAGCATGAACTTCTTCATCGCATTCTCCCTCGCCGCTGGATGCGGCGCTGCGATGAACTCGTGATCCGCCCGCTCGGTTCCGTTAAGAACAGGGAACATTCGCTGGATTTTCCCATTGCCCTTCCGGGAGCAGCGCATTGGAGGAGAGGAAAATGCCCGTATTGATTCTTTGGGCCGTGCCCGCAATCCTGGTCGTGGGTGGTGGCATCTATCTCATTGGCCATATGCACTAGACGCAGAAGCCCCGGTTTCCGGGCAACGCAAGGAGGCCTGAAAACCGGGGCCAACATGTGCCGCGCAGCAGGCGTGGCGACGTCGAGCCAATAGCCGGCGTTGGCCATCGGAACTGCGCTTTCTCCTGCTTGTTGACGCGACATGAAGTGGCTTACTGCCGCCCTGGCCGTCTTGGTGCTGTGCCTGCTCGTCTACGCAGGTACGGCATTCGTCTCCCTTGCCGGTCTCGTCGCGGCCGCGCGCAGCGGTGACGCCGACCAGATTCTCGCCCGGACCGATCTTCCGCGCGTGCGTCACGCGTTTGTCGATCAGCTCATCGACGCCTACCTTCGCCGTCTCGGACGCGAGCGACCCATCAAGCCCTTCGAGCGTCTTGCCATCAACACTTTCGGCGCCAGCCTGGCGGATGATCTCGCAGGCAAACTGATGACGCGGGAGAACATTGCCGTCCTGCTGCAAACCGGGACGGTGCGAAGCAACGTGGAAATCGGCACCATTCCGCCGCTTGCGGATATCGACCTTTCGAACGTCACGGCCATCATGCGGCGCCTCGTCCTGGTCAAGCCGGTGGAGTTTTCCTTGCGGCTGGGCGCGAGTGCAGACGCTGGCAGTATCAGCATGCACTTTGCCGGCAATGGCTGGCGACTCTCAGCGGTGAACCTTCCGGCGGCAATGTTGGCAAAGCTGGTGGAGCGATTGCCGACGCGCTAGCAAGTTAGCGCCACCCCAGCGCCGGCGCCACATGCGTCAAAATCGCCTCGATCGCATGCGCGCAATAATCGACGCCGAGCTGGTTCGGGATGGTGAGCAGCAACGTGTCGGCCTCGGCGATCGCCTCGTCCTGTTTGAGCTGCTCGATCAGCGCATCGGGCGCGGCGGCATAGGAGCGGCCGAAGATCGCCCGTGTGCGGGGATCGATGAAGCCGATCTGGTCCTCGCCTTCGCCGCTCCGGCCGAAATAGGCGCGGTCACGATCGTCGATCAGCGCAAAGATGCTGCGGCTGACAGACACGCGCGGCTCGCGGGCGTGGCCGGCCTCTTTCCACGCCGCGCGATAGGCGCGGATTTGCGCCGCCTGCTGCACGTGAAAGGCCTCGCCAGTCTCGTCGTTCTTCAGCGTCGAGCTCTGCAAATTCATGCCAAGCTGCGCGGCCCACACGGCGGTCGCATTCGAGCCGGCGCCCCACCAGATCCGTTCGCGCAAGCCTGGCGCGTGCGGCTCCAAGCGCAGCAGTCCCGGCGGATTTGGAAACATCGGCTGCGGATTGGGCTCTGCAAACCCATCGCCGCGCAAGAGGTCCAGAAAGACTTCCGCGTGGCGTCGGCCCATGTCGGCATCGCTCTGGCCGTCAGCCGGCCGATAACCAAAATAGCGCCAGCCATCGATCACCTGCTCGGGCGAGCCGCGGCTGATGCCGAGCTGGAGTCGCCCGCCGGCGATGAGATCGGCGGAGCCCGCATCCTCGATCATGTAGAGCGGGTTCTCGTAGCGCATGTCGATCACGGCCGTGCCGATCTCGATTGTGCTGGTTTTCGCGCCGACAGCGGCGAGCAGCGGAAAGGGCGACGCCAGCTGTCGCGCGAAATGATGCACGCGAAAATAGGCGCCGTCGGCGCCGAGCTGTTCCGCCGCAACCGCAAGCTCGATCGATTGCAGCAACGTATCCGCCGCCGAGCGCGTCTGCGATTGCGGCGAGGGTGTCCAGTGTCCGAAGGACAGGAATCCGATCTTTTTCATGGGGGCAACATAGGAACGATCGGAAGAGTTTGCGATACGTCGGCCCGGAGGAAGATGCGTGTGCTCGCATGTGCCACGCGTCGGGACAAGCCGGCCTAAGCAGTTTGACTGGCTTTGCGGCTGTCATCTTCGAACGGCGGACGACTGAGATGCCTTGTGAGGCGCCCTTCAGCGCCCATCCGTGCCGCTCTAGTGTGAGGGATTACAGTTTAGCTCCTTGATCCTGCCGGCGGCGTCAAACGCAAGGAGCGCGCTCATAACGCCAGTATTGGTTACGTAGGAGATAATGGTGCCGTCGTCTTGCAAGGGATTGAGATCGTCCAACTTGCCTGCCGGATGCTCTCGGAGGCGATCGACCCAATAGGCACGAAGTGCCTCGCGGCTAGTAATGGTTTTGACGCCGCCGCCGCAGCCGCAGCGAACCACGGCATCTTCGGCATACATTTCCAAGATCGCCTCGACATCGCCGGCGCGGTAGGCATCGAGCCAGTCAATCGCGGCCGCCATCGGGTCAAATGACATGTTTTCGCACCCAAATGCCCTCAAAGCTCGCGGTTCCAAGCCGAGTTGGCCCCGCTAAGCCTCTTTCTTCGTTCGATTAATTGTATTTTAATACCTCGCCCGGCCTCGGCCATATGCCAAAGCCCATAGATGGCCGGGCCGAGGCAGAGTCCATGTTAGACAGGTCTGCGAAGCATGGGATATTCGAGCCCAACCGGCTCGTGATCGTAGATCGACAACCGATCGTTCTACAGGGGCTGCAATCGATACTCGGAGCACAGCAGGACTTCGACGTTGTCGCATCATGCAGCGATGGGACAAGCTGCCTCGAAGCCATCCGGAATTGGACACCCGAGGTCGCGCTTATTGCCGACACCCTGCCAGATCTGACGGTAACCGAGATCCTGGCGATTGCGAAAGCTGACAATCTTCCCACGCGCCTGGTGTTCTTTACCGAGTCCGAACTCAACCCCGATCTGACCGCAGCGATTGCTGCTGGCGACTGCAGTGCTATTTCGAAGTACGCCTCCCCCGACACCATGCTGCGACAACTGCGGCTGTTGACGAAGCGCAGTGTGTCGCCCGAGCATTTCCCTCTCTCGCCAACCGGCAAGGAAGCTGACAAGGAAGCTGGCGGCGACGGCAAAATTGATAAGAAGCTGGAGCTATTGACGCACCGGGAACGTCAAATTGTGCGGCTTGTGTCAGAAGGAATGTCGAACAAGGAGATCGCGCGCCGGCTAAACGTTTCACCAGGGACAGTCAAAGTACACCTGTACAATATATTTCAGAAGCTTGAGATCACCAACAGGACTGTGCTCGCGACCCTCGCGTTGCTAAAACATCCCTCCGGCTTCGGCACACTCGCGCTGGCCTTTCTGGCGATCGCCATTGCGGACGAACTCAAGGCGTCGGAAGCGAACGACATATTTCCGCATGACAACAGCATCGGCCATGCGGGCGAGCGCGCCGAATATGAGCCCTGGAAAAAAGCCATTCTCCGGCATCTCATGGTCTGGGAATCCGGCGAGACGCTCCCGCTCAGCCAGAGAGAGTTTTTGGCCAAGGCGAGCCAAATCACGACTACGGCGGCGGCAATGGAAGCGCTGCGCGCAGCCGAGCAATCTGCAGGCTCAAAACATTGGAAAGGCTTCGGTCCTGTTGGATCGAGCACGCCCAATCTTCCTGCGCCTCTGCTGCGAGGAACCGGTGACACGCAGATGGGAGGCGAACCGGCCGCGGACCATCAATTCCCGCGGCTGACTTCCAATCCGACGTTGATTGATGGAGGGTATGGCACCCTCGCCACTCTCGCCGGTGCGTTGATCTACGCACTGCACGACCCCCATCTCGCCGTGCAGTCGGGCAAGGCGTCGATCGACAGCTTCGTCGTCGCCGGAGAGAATGCGACCATAAAACTGGCCGCGATCACCCATGCCGACGCCAATCACGTAGACAACCCAGCCCCGGGTTTCGCGTCGCACGATTTCCGCCTGCCTTCCGGAGATGTGACCAGCGGAAACGGAAGCGTCGCGGCAGAAGACGCTCGGAGCCAAATGAGTCATGGCGCCGAGGGGAACGCACTAAGACCTGTTCGCTTGATGGACGCCGGTCACGATGCCAGTGTCGGCGGATATAGCCGCGATCAGCTGTTGGGCGGCAGAGATGATAAAAACGTCGTTCATCGCTCCCCGACCGATTCCGATTCGAGCTCTTCGCACTCTGTCTTCGATCTCGCATCCGGGTCGAGCAGGATCAATCTTGCGGCTCTAGGAGCGCTTGCGTGGCTGCAGATGACAGCAGCAAGCAAGTCTATACCGCCACATACCCTCGCATGGATCTACAACTCCGCGAGCAATGAAACGGTCGTGTATGTGAATCCGACCGATCAAGTTCTTGATATCGGAGACCACAGTCTGCTGGAAATCCATCTGCAGGGGATTGTATCCGTCGCGGAGTCGGATTTCGTCAGCCAGCAAGAAGGCGCAGCTGTCGCCATCACCCTGGAGAAGCTCGAAGCAGCGCTGACATCGGCGAGCACAATCGATGAGACTGTTCTGAGTAAGGACGATGTCCATGCCAGCACCGAGGCGAGCGAGAGCACGCTCGGGACGGCTGGAGTTTGGGCCGTTCTGGCCGACGACGGCTCGAGGTTCCAGTTCGGGCAGACTCGGACCGGCTTGGCAGCATCGACGACGTCCACAACCTCCACTGGCGAGTCCGCGGATGCAACGGAAGAGAGCGACGGTGCGTCTGCCGTGTCGGCTCAAATATCATCAATCGAGCCTGCTCGTAGCCCGGCGGCGACGGCAGTCGAAAACGTCACATTGAAGAGTGGTCCGATCAATTCGGACACCGGCGTTTCGTCGACTGGGCCGAACGAGATCGTCCAACCGAGCGTCGCAACGGCCGCCAGCGCGGACCACGGCAACTCGCAGCACGCAAAGGCGACGGCAACGGAATCGACTGAAGCTGACTACAAACCGGGCAATGGCGCCGAGCATCACGCTGCGGCTTCGGAAGCTCCGCGGGGGTCAGCGAAGAAAGC
Encoded proteins:
- a CDS encoding TetR/AcrR family transcriptional regulator, with translation MTKKAEKPAAAPIRAADRIRASASELFYREGIRAVGVDEVVDRAGVTKPSLYRSFASKDDLAAAYLRDYDLSFWENFERPGGKTYSNARDHVLAYIGQLAPRAVAKGYRGCGLSNAAVEYPARDNPARQVAEAHKKVFRKRLRELAAAMGARQPNVLGDALLLLIEGIYVTGQQSENGPAQSALAAAKLLIDASVKAG
- a CDS encoding DUF2939 domain-containing protein → MKWLTAALAVLVLCLLVYAGTAFVSLAGLVAAARSGDADQILARTDLPRVRHAFVDQLIDAYLRRLGRERPIKPFERLAINTFGASLADDLAGKLMTRENIAVLLQTGTVRSNVEIGTIPPLADIDLSNVTAIMRRLVLVKPVEFSLRLGASADAGSISMHFAGNGWRLSAVNLPAAMLAKLVERLPTR
- a CDS encoding nuclear transport factor 2 family protein, producing MSFDPMAAAIDWLDAYRAGDVEAILEMYAEDAVVRCGCGGGVKTITSREALRAYWVDRLREHPAGKLDDLNPLQDDGTIISYVTNTGVMSALLAFDAAGRIKELNCNPSH
- a CDS encoding response regulator transcription factor yields the protein MLDRSAKHGIFEPNRLVIVDRQPIVLQGLQSILGAQQDFDVVASCSDGTSCLEAIRNWTPEVALIADTLPDLTVTEILAIAKADNLPTRLVFFTESELNPDLTAAIAAGDCSAISKYASPDTMLRQLRLLTKRSVSPEHFPLSPTGKEADKEAGGDGKIDKKLELLTHRERQIVRLVSEGMSNKEIARRLNVSPGTVKVHLYNIFQKLEITNRTVLATLALLKHPSGFGTLALAFLAIAIADELKASEANDIFPHDNSIGHAGERAEYEPWKKAILRHLMVWESGETLPLSQREFLAKASQITTTAAAMEALRAAEQSAGSKHWKGFGPVGSSTPNLPAPLLRGTGDTQMGGEPAADHQFPRLTSNPTLIDGGYGTLATLAGALIYALHDPHLAVQSGKASIDSFVVAGENATIKLAAITHADANHVDNPAPGFASHDFRLPSGDVTSGNGSVAAEDARSQMSHGAEGNALRPVRLMDAGHDASVGGYSRDQLLGGRDDKNVVHRSPTDSDSSSSHSVFDLASGSSRINLAALGALAWLQMTAASKSIPPHTLAWIYNSASNETVVYVNPTDQVLDIGDHSLLEIHLQGIVSVAESDFVSQQEGAAVAITLEKLEAALTSASTIDETVLSKDDVHASTEASESTLGTAGVWAVLADDGSRFQFGQTRTGLAASTTSTTSTGESADATEESDGASAVSAQISSIEPARSPAATAVENVTLKSGPINSDTGVSSTGPNEIVQPSVATAASADHGNSQHAKATATESTEADYKPGNGAEHHAAASEAPRGSAKKAESSGIEHDNSGHSNSANAPDATESVATAASADHGNSQHAKATESTEADSKPGNGAEHHAAASEAPRGSAKKAESSGIEHDNSGHSNSANAPDATESGATADSADHGNSQHAKAVATESTEADSKPGNGAEHHAAASEAPRGSSKKAESSGVEHDNSGYSNSANASDATESAATAASADHGNSQHASEPGPEKAAATESTEAGLKPDNGVGNATEHHAAASEAAQGAAKTGEPGGVDHGKSGHSTAANAPDAAETDPGVATAASADHGNSQHASEPGSAKAAATGSTETGVKPDNGAAEPHAAASDATGAAAAVKTAEPVVVEHGNSEHDLNSTSANAPQAAQHAAQSAAIASEDIQLANAALTGGADKEQVFRFDSGVTPSSLVAVVEPKDLNDPLDPHVPLGQGEDLEMIVKMGPDAPDEHAANHGNSGPHHATVAVPHDLLI
- a CDS encoding LLM class flavin-dependent oxidoreductase — protein: MKKIGFLSFGHWTPSPQSQTRSAADTLLQSIELAVAAEQLGADGAYFRVHHFARQLASPFPLLAAVGAKTSTIEIGTAVIDMRYENPLYMIEDAGSADLIAGGRLQLGISRGSPEQVIDGWRYFGYRPADGQSDADMGRRHAEVFLDLLRGDGFAEPNPQPMFPNPPGLLRLEPHAPGLRERIWWGAGSNATAVWAAQLGMNLQSSTLKNDETGEAFHVQQAAQIRAYRAAWKEAGHAREPRVSVSRSIFALIDDRDRAYFGRSGEGEDQIGFIDPRTRAIFGRSYAAAPDALIEQLKQDEAIAEADTLLLTIPNQLGVDYCAHAIEAILTHVAPALGWR
- a CDS encoding DUF1236 domain-containing protein, which gives rise to MKKFMLISAAALLVSTSAMAQTTVTTTTTGAAHGATVQIEPEYRTRIHSYVTEHKIRPVETREKIVVGSPVPRDVELAPVPSDWGPSLTKYRYVYSGSHVMLVDPESRVVVQEVD